The genome window CTGAGGAAGCGTCACATAGCGAAACTTCTGGAACGCGTTGACTCCGTCCATCTCCGCAGCCTCGTAGAGCTCCTGGGGGATCTTCTGGATGGCCACCAGGAAGAGGAGCATGATGTACCCCATGTACTGCCACTGAGAGGTCGCGATGATCGCGAAGATGGCGGTATTCTTCTCCCCGAGCCACGCCCGGCACAGGGCGTCCAGGCCGAGGCCGCGAAGTCCCTGGTTCAGAAGGCCGATGCTGGGATGGTAGACCAGCTGAAAGAGGAGCCCCACAACGGAGATGGAGATGACGGAGGGCAGGAAGTACACGGTGCGGAAAAAGGGCTGCATTCTGCGGAAGGCCCTCTCCTCCAGGACGGCCGCAAAGACCAGCCCAAATCCTACCTGGAAGACGATGGAGATGGCGGAGTACAGGACGTTGTTCCGGAGCGCCGTGTAGAAGACGGCGTCCTTGAAGAGCTTTCTGTAATATTCGAACCCGACGAACACCCTGTCGCTGGAGAAGGCCTTCCAGCGATAGAGGCTGAGGATGAAGCTCTCCACGATGGGATAGTAGACGAACAGCAACAACAACGCCAGTGCCGGCAGGAGGAAAAGAATCGCCAGTTTTTTATTGCCGTAGAGGTTCATGAGGCCGCTCTCCCTTCCCGGTCGATGGGTCCGCCGCCGCTCCAGGGCGGCGGACCGGACGTTTGTTTATTTCGCCTCGCTCCTGACCTCGGCCGCTGTGGCCTGAACGTCCTTCATGACCTCCTCGGGGCTCTTGTCCCCATTGAGGAGCTCCTGAAGATCGGGAAGGTAGACGTCGGAGATCTTGATGGCGATGTCGGTGTCCAGCCAAAGGGCCATCCCCTCGGCCTCGGTGACCGCCTTCAGGCCCCGGACCAGCATCTCCATGGAATTCCCCTCGTTGACAGCTCCGACGACAGGGCTGGGCCACCCCATGGCCTTGACCATCCGCTCGGAGTTCTCCCTGTTCGTCAGGAAACGCAGGAAGGCGACGGCCTCGTCGGGATGCTCGGTCCTGGCGGAGACCATGAATCCGTCCGGCGCCCCCGTCAGGAACTTCTGGTTCCCGGGAGCGCCCTCGATGGCCGGCATCGCGAAGAAGCCCCAGTTCCCCGCCATCTTTTCCTCGATGTCCGCGAACTCCTCGAGCTCGACGTACACCATCGCCACCCGGCCGCCGTAGAACATCTCGAGCGCCATGTTGTGTTCGGTGGAATTGGCGCCCATGTTGAAGTACCCCTTCTCCTGCAGCTCCCTGAAATATTCGAGGGCCTTCACGTAGCCCGGATCGTCGAACGCCCCGGACTCGGTGTAGTCCTTCTCGCGCACCTCCTGGGGCACGCACTTCTGATTGAGCCCCGTGAGGTAGTGACAGCCCGCCCAAGGATAGATATTGCCGAATCCGATGGGCGTAACCCCCGCCTTTTTCAGAGTCTCCAGCCCCGCGGTGAACTCCGTCCAGGTCGCAGGCTCCTTCAGGCCGTTATCGCCGAACATCTTCTTGTTGTAGACGAAGAATTTTCCGTTGATTCGGTACGGGATACCGTAGTTCCTGCCCTTCATGGTGAAGGGCTCCAGCCCGGCCATCATGAAGCCGTTCTTCCAGTCGGGGTCCTTGTCCAGATAAGGCGTCAGATCCAGGACGCTTCCGGTGCGGATGAAGTTCTTGGCAAACTCGCCGCTCCAGGAGAAGAAGACGTCGGGCTGCTGGTCCGTCCCCATCTGGATGCGCAGTTTGTCCTTGATGGGCTCGTCTCCGGCCGCCTCCACCTGAATGGTGACGTTCGGGTGTTCCTTCTCGAAGGCCTTGGCCATCTGCACAAAAAATTCGTTGTACTCCACCTTCGGCCACTTGTGCAGGAACTTGAGCGTCACGGGGTCTGCCGCCTCGGCGGCGGCACACAGGACGAACGCTGTCAGCACAAACAGGATCACACACAGGACGGAACGCGAGCGGAACAGTTTTTTCATCGTTGTTTTCCTCCTTCCCGATTTTGGTGTTGCCTCAGAACGGTTTGGGATATCCGAAAGCTCCGTAGTGGGAGCATGCGGCCGCTGCACAGCGGGCCGACTCTCCGAGGACGGCCTGCGGCTCTCCGCCGGAGACGATCCCTAGAATCAGCCGCGCGATGAAGGCATCCCCGGCACCCAGCGTGTCCACGACCTCGCAGGGAACGGCATCCTGCCGGTAGGTACGCCCCTCGAAACGAAGGACCGCCCCCCTCGAGCCCCGCGTGACCAGACACAAGGTCACCCCAAAGGACTCCGTCAGGAGAAAAAGCGCTTCGATATCGGAGTCGTTCATCTTCGACCCCGAGAAGAAAGCGTAGTCCACCGAGCCCGCGACCGCCCTCAGATACGCCGCGTCGCACTCGTTGGAGAAGTCGAAGGCAAGGATACGGCTGCTCGCCCGGAGCTCCTTCAGCTGCCCTTCGAGCCCGCTGTAGATGCTGGTATGGACGACATCGAATCCACGGATATAGTCGAGGTCCTCCCGGGACAAAACCAGTTTGCAGCTGGCGCCCTTCTCGCTGCCGACGAAGGTTCTGTCCCCATCCACAAGCGTCACTCTGGAATAGGAGTTGTTCTCGGGCAGGATCTTGGTCCGGGAGACGTCCAGTCCCTCCCGGACCAGCGCCTCCCGAAGCCATCTTCCGCCCCCATCGTCCCCGAGGGCGCCGATGTAGGCCGCGGCCTCCGCGCCATAGCGCAGGGCCAGGACAGGCACGTTGACGGCGTTGCCGCCAGGGTACATCAGCCCCTGATCGACGTACTTGTCCAGGACGTTGTCGCCGACACCGACGATCTTCATGACGGCCTAATACTCCGCGAGCCCGCCGTAGTAGCGCCGGGCATCGGGGTTGTGATCCTTGTAAAGGGAAAGGTAGTAGTAGAAAAACTCGAGCGGGACAAAGAGGATCAGGGGGTCCAGGGCAGGATGCAGCCCGCCCTCGAAACGGCGCACATCGAAGACGACGACGTCCTTGGTGCGCTGTTCCACGAAGCGCAGGCTCCTCTCCGTGATCGGCCGGAACGCGTCGTTGCCCAGCAGAAAGACGTAGGGCACCCCCTCCTCGACGACCTCCAGAGGCCCGTGCCTGAACTCCGAGGCGTTGAGGCTGCAGCCGTGAGTCCAGGTGAACTCCAGCATGGTGATGATCCCTTCCTTGTAGCCCAGCGGCAGCAGGTTTCCCGCCGATACGGTGTAGATCATCTTCCACTTCGAGGCCCTCTCGGCCAGGGCCTTCATCTCCTCCTCCACCTCGTTCACCAGACGCGCGAGGATGCCGGGAAGCCGATGCATGTCCTCCAGAATGGGCTCGAGCCCCTCGACTCCGGCCTCCTGCATGGCCCTCAGGGCAAAGTAATAGACGATAAGGAGGTGAACCTCCCAGATACAGTCGGCACGGTAGTCGATGAGGTACTCCGCGGCGTCCGCCAGAGGGTTCTCCGCGGTCTTGGTCACGGCGACGGTCATGGCTCCCTTTTTACGGGCATAGGCCAGGGATTCGCAGACCTCCTGAGTTTTTCCGGAATCGCTGACGCCGACGACGAGAGCGTCCGGCCCCAGGGCAAAGGGCGGCTCCGAGAGAAAATCCATGCCGCTGTAGGCCCCCGAACGCAGGGACGACCGCGCCTCCAGCAGCCGCACTCCGGTCTGGCAGGCGCAGAGCGGCGATCCGCAGGCCACGAAGTAGAGCTTTTTTATCCCCCGCCTGTTCATCTCCGGGATGATCTGCGCGTCCATCCGGGGGAACACGTCCTTCAGCACATGGGTCACCTCGTCCGCCATGTGCTCCGTCACCAGAAAATCCACGTCGCTTTTGTCCAGATTGAGCATGGTCCCATCCCTTTTGCACCGAAATTGTTTGGAGGCCGACGCCTGAAAATGTACAAACATAAAATTTTTTGGGGAGAAACCTATCGAAGCGCTCCAGCTGAGGACGGATCCGTTGCTCTCCACGCCCCGCATTAAACAAGTTCGAGTTTTTCCATACCAATTTACAGGCACAATATATCACGATTCAATATGTTGTCAATGTAACGGATACCTCCATTCCGCATATTTCCGTTTGAAGGAAGCCCGAGATATGGTAGCATTGCGCCACGAAGGAATTTGTACCTTCGTGACGCAACGCTTTACGGCGTCCGAAAGGAGGGAGCGACAATGCTCTTCAGTTTTCTGTTCAGGCTCCTGTACAAGACGGCGCTCTTTCTGGGGTTCCTGCTCGTCCTGCTGCTCGTGGGGCTTCGTCTGTTCTTCCCCTCGATGGTCTTTCATCCGACGGCCACGGTCCGGTCCACCCCGCAGGACCTTCAGCTCGAATACGAGGATGTCACCTTCCAATCCGACGGACTGGCTTTGCACGGATGGTACATCCCCGCATACCGGGCACGCGCCACGGTCCTCTTTCTGCACGGCAGCGGGGGCAACATCGGAAACCGCATGGGGCACATCCGCATCCTCCACGATCTGGGGCTCTCCGTGTTCATCTTCGATTACCGGGGCTACGGCCGGAGCGGCGGCACTGCCTCCGTCAAGGGGGTCGGCAAGGACGCGCGCGCGGCCTGGGACTGGCTGGTAAAGGAAAAGGGAACGTCGCCCAGCGATATCGTGCTCCTGGGCCGCTCCTTCGGCGGGGCGCTGGCCCTGGAGCTCACGCGCAGCGTGCAGCCCGGCGCCCTGATCCTGGAGTCGACCTTCGCCTCGCCGTTCGGTTTTATGCGCCTCGACTTCCTCACCCCCCTCATGCGGTTCGCCGTCGGCGACATCTGGAACCCCCTGGAGGCGGCCAAGCGCCTCACGGTGCCGACCCTGTGCATCCACAGCCCCGACGACGGAGTGGTCCCCTTCCGCGAGGGGCAGAAACTCTACAACGCCATCAGGGGCGAAAAGACCTTCGTGCAGATCCGCGGCGGCCACAACGAGGGATTCGCGCAGTCCCGGTCGACCTACACGGCCGCGCTCGAAAACTTTCTGACCGATCACTTCGGCCGTCACTGACGCCGAAGGATAATGCCCGGCGCTCCTCCTCAAAGGAGCCCGAGGACGAGCGCCGGGCGTTATAAGTGCAGCCCTTCCTCCGCCTTCGGGGCCCGCAAACCGAAGGCGCGTGGGGAATCGTGCCCTCCCGTCGCGAAGTCCGGGCCCGCCGTCGGCGATTCCTCTGACGAGGCCGGCCGTCTTTTCCCATCGAAAAAAATCCATACCTCATCGATGCAGCCCGACACCCTTGACCGTGGCGGCGCTCGTACACGGCGCACAGCCCCCCTTCGGCTTGCCTCCCCGCACGAGTTGCGATACAATGTCCATCGTTTATCATTTTAATTCGTTAATGTAAAGAAGGGGATGCGATGCAACCGCCCGCAGGCGTGCTGACCCGGGAGGAGAAGGCCGTTCTGGCGCTTCGGGAGCTTTACCGGAGCTACGGGTATCGGCGCTACCGGATCGACAAGTTCGAGCCCTACGACCTGTACCGGGACAATAAGGACTTTCTGGGCGAGGAGACGGCCATCACGTTTCCCGATTCGCGCGGGCGGCTGATGGCCCTGAAGCCGGACGTGACGATGAGCATCGTCAACGACTACCGGCCCGACGGCCGGGCCAGGAAATGGCACTACACCGAGAACGTCTTCCGCAGGGGGGGCGACGGCGAATTCCGCGAGATCCGCCAGATCGGGATCGAGTACCTGGGGGGCGGTCCGCTCTACCCTCAGGCCGAGGTGCTTCTGCTCGCGCTGAAGAGCCTGGCCGTCTTCTCGGACAAATTCATCCTTGCCGTCGGGCACCTGGGGCTCCTCAACAAGGCCCTGGGGGACGTGCCCCCCTCCGCCCTCCTTCTGGACTGCGTGCGCAGGAAGAACGCCCACGACCTCGCCCGTCTGGTCGGGGACGGGAACGCCGGAGTCCTGTCGAAGCTGCTGGACCTTCCGGCCGAGCTTCCCCGTGCCCTCGCGGCGCTCGACTCGGCACTCGCGGACCGGGACGCCGGCGGGGAGCTGGAGGAGCTCCGGACCCTCTGCGACGTGGTCGAACGCAACGGGCTGGGCCGACACCTGCGCCTGGATTTCTCCGTGCTGCATGGCCTGAACTACTACAACGGGATGTGCTTCCAGGGCTGCGTCGACGGGCTGGCGCGCCCGGTGCTGAACGGCGGGCGGTACGACGGGCTGCTCGAGAAGATGGGGAAGCCCTCGGTCGCCGTCGGTTTCGCCGTCTACCTCGCCGAGCTCGAGGCGCTGCTTCGGGACGGCCCGCAGGGCGTCGACGTGGCGCTGATCAACCGCTGTCCCGACCTCGCCGCAGTCCTCGACCGGGTGGAGGAATGGGTGCGGCAGGGCCGGAGCGTGCGCGTCTGCCGGGTCCGTGCGGAGGCCGACGGGGCCGCGTCGGTATGGCTCGTCGACGAATCGGGCGCTCTGAGGGAGGAGGACCGATGATCGGCCTGGCCCTTCCCAAGGGACGCCTGGTCGCCAGGGCCGTCGAGCTGCTCCAGAGGAGCGGCTGCGACTGCGGCGCGCTGCGGAACGGGTCGCGCCGGCTGGCCTTTACGATGGACGGCATCCGGGTGACGCTCGTCAAGCCCAGCGACGTCGCGGTCTACGTCGAGCACGGGGCGGCCGACATCGGCATCGTGGGGAAGGACGTCCTGCTGGAGGACGAGCCGGACGTCTTCGAGCTCATGGACCTGCGCTTCGGTGCCTGCCGGATGGTCGTCGCAGCCCCGGCGGGGTACGTCGACGACCCCTCGACGGTCCTGCGCGTCGCCAGCAAGTACCCGCGCACGGCGGCCGGGCATTTCGCCCGCAGGAACCGCGCGGCGGAGGTCATTCCCCTGCACGGGAGCATCGAGCTCGCGCCGCTGGTCGGGCTCAGCGACGTCATCGTCGACATCGTCGAGACCGGGACGACCCTTCGGGAGAACGGCCTGGAGGTCGTCGAGGAGATCGCCCCGCTCAGCGCCCGCCTGATCGCCAACCGGGCCCGCTACCATTTCGCGCGCGAGGCGATCGAGCGGCTCACGGCCCCCTGGCGAAGGGGAGCCGCATCCGGCCGTCCGAAGGAGGTCGAGGCATGAAACGCTTTCTAGACCCCAAACTGGCGGATCTCGTCCGTTATGCCCCCGGAGAACAGCCGCACGGCGGTCCCGTGGTCAAGCTGAACACCAACGAAAACCCCTTTCCGCCCTCGCCGTCCGTGCTGCGTGCGCTCTCCGGCGGAGAATCGGAGAAGCTGCACCTCTACCCGGACCCGGAGGCCGCGGGGCTGACCCGCGCGATCGCCGAGCGGTTCGGCGTCTCGGAGCGCCAGGTCGTCACCGGGAACGGGAGCGACGAGCTTCTGGCCTTCTGCTTCCACGGCCTCTGTCCCGAAGGAGCCGTCTTCGCCGACGTCACCTACGGATTCTACCCCGTTTTCTGCCGGATGTTCGGGGTGCCGTTCCGGGAGGTTCCGCTTCGCGGGGATTTCTCTCTGAACGTCGACGACTACCGAAACCACAGGGAGACGGTCTTCATCGCCAACCCCAACGCCCCCACGGGAATCGCGCTGACGCTCTCCGAGGTCCGGGCGCTTCTGGAGCAGGACCGGGACCGCCTTACCGTCGTGGACGAGGCCTACGTCGACTTCGGCGCGGACTCGGCGACGGCCCTGCTGGACGACTACGACAACCTGCTGGTCGTGCAGACCTTCTCGAAGTCGCGTCAGCTCGCGGGCATCCGTCTGGCCTTCGCCCTGGGCTCGGAGCCGCTCGCGCGGGATCTCGCGACCCTGAAGTTCGCCTTCAACCCCTACAGCGTCAACCGCCTGGCCCTCGCGGCCGGGGAGGCCGCCTTGCGGGACGAGGCGTACTTCGAGCGGACCCGCAGGGAGATCGTCAAGAACCGCGAAGCCCTGCAGGAGGGACTGAGGGCCCTCGGCGCAAAGACGCTCCCGTCCGAGGCCAACTTCGTCTTCATGCGGCCCCCCATGGACGCCGCGGCGCTGTACCGCGCTCTGCGGAACCGGGGGATCCTCGTGCGCCACTTCCCCGGCGGACGTACCGGGGACTGGCTCCGCGTCAGCGTGGGCACGGACGAGCAGATCGTGGCGCTCATCGGTGCCGTAAGGGACATCCTGAGGGAGACGGCCGATGCGGCGGGCTGAGGTGGAGCGGGTTACCGGGGAGACG of Fretibacterium sp. OH1220_COT-178 contains these proteins:
- a CDS encoding carbohydrate ABC transporter permease, which codes for MNLYGNKKLAILFLLPALALLLLFVYYPIVESFILSLYRWKAFSSDRVFVGFEYYRKLFKDAVFYTALRNNVLYSAISIVFQVGFGLVFAAVLEERAFRRMQPFFRTVYFLPSVISISVVGLLFQLVYHPSIGLLNQGLRGLGLDALCRAWLGEKNTAIFAIIATSQWQYMGYIMLLFLVAIQKIPQELYEAAEMDGVNAFQKFRYVTLPQVKDTLVMCTIITLIGGFKVFDEVYVMTAGGPGRSSEVLASYLYRAGFRNDEMGLASALATTIFVITFTMTLFQLLVSKRQES
- a CDS encoding ABC transporter substrate-binding protein gives rise to the protein MKKLFRSRSVLCVILFVLTAFVLCAAAEAADPVTLKFLHKWPKVEYNEFFVQMAKAFEKEHPNVTIQVEAAGDEPIKDKLRIQMGTDQQPDVFFSWSGEFAKNFIRTGSVLDLTPYLDKDPDWKNGFMMAGLEPFTMKGRNYGIPYRINGKFFVYNKKMFGDNGLKEPATWTEFTAGLETLKKAGVTPIGFGNIYPWAGCHYLTGLNQKCVPQEVREKDYTESGAFDDPGYVKALEYFRELQEKGYFNMGANSTEHNMALEMFYGGRVAMVYVELEEFADIEEKMAGNWGFFAMPAIEGAPGNQKFLTGAPDGFMVSARTEHPDEAVAFLRFLTNRENSERMVKAMGWPSPVVGAVNEGNSMEMLVRGLKAVTEAEGMALWLDTDIAIKISDVYLPDLQELLNGDKSPEEVMKDVQATAAEVRSEAK
- a CDS encoding PfkB family carbohydrate kinase — translated: MKIVGVGDNVLDKYVDQGLMYPGGNAVNVPVLALRYGAEAAAYIGALGDDGGGRWLREALVREGLDVSRTKILPENNSYSRVTLVDGDRTFVGSEKGASCKLVLSREDLDYIRGFDVVHTSIYSGLEGQLKELRASSRILAFDFSNECDAAYLRAVAGSVDYAFFSGSKMNDSDIEALFLLTESFGVTLCLVTRGSRGAVLRFEGRTYRQDAVPCEVVDTLGAGDAFIARLILGIVSGGEPQAVLGESARCAAAACSHYGAFGYPKPF
- a CDS encoding SIS domain-containing protein translates to MLNLDKSDVDFLVTEHMADEVTHVLKDVFPRMDAQIIPEMNRRGIKKLYFVACGSPLCACQTGVRLLEARSSLRSGAYSGMDFLSEPPFALGPDALVVGVSDSGKTQEVCESLAYARKKGAMTVAVTKTAENPLADAAEYLIDYRADCIWEVHLLIVYYFALRAMQEAGVEGLEPILEDMHRLPGILARLVNEVEEEMKALAERASKWKMIYTVSAGNLLPLGYKEGIITMLEFTWTHGCSLNASEFRHGPLEVVEEGVPYVFLLGNDAFRPITERSLRFVEQRTKDVVVFDVRRFEGGLHPALDPLILFVPLEFFYYYLSLYKDHNPDARRYYGGLAEY
- a CDS encoding alpha/beta hydrolase codes for the protein MLFSFLFRLLYKTALFLGFLLVLLLVGLRLFFPSMVFHPTATVRSTPQDLQLEYEDVTFQSDGLALHGWYIPAYRARATVLFLHGSGGNIGNRMGHIRILHDLGLSVFIFDYRGYGRSGGTASVKGVGKDARAAWDWLVKEKGTSPSDIVLLGRSFGGALALELTRSVQPGALILESTFASPFGFMRLDFLTPLMRFAVGDIWNPLEAAKRLTVPTLCIHSPDDGVVPFREGQKLYNAIRGEKTFVQIRGGHNEGFAQSRSTYTAALENFLTDHFGRH
- a CDS encoding ATP phosphoribosyltransferase regulatory subunit; the protein is MQPPAGVLTREEKAVLALRELYRSYGYRRYRIDKFEPYDLYRDNKDFLGEETAITFPDSRGRLMALKPDVTMSIVNDYRPDGRARKWHYTENVFRRGGDGEFREIRQIGIEYLGGGPLYPQAEVLLLALKSLAVFSDKFILAVGHLGLLNKALGDVPPSALLLDCVRRKNAHDLARLVGDGNAGVLSKLLDLPAELPRALAALDSALADRDAGGELEELRTLCDVVERNGLGRHLRLDFSVLHGLNYYNGMCFQGCVDGLARPVLNGGRYDGLLEKMGKPSVAVGFAVYLAELEALLRDGPQGVDVALINRCPDLAAVLDRVEEWVRQGRSVRVCRVRAEADGAASVWLVDESGALREEDR
- the hisG gene encoding ATP phosphoribosyltransferase; amino-acid sequence: MIGLALPKGRLVARAVELLQRSGCDCGALRNGSRRLAFTMDGIRVTLVKPSDVAVYVEHGAADIGIVGKDVLLEDEPDVFELMDLRFGACRMVVAAPAGYVDDPSTVLRVASKYPRTAAGHFARRNRAAEVIPLHGSIELAPLVGLSDVIVDIVETGTTLRENGLEVVEEIAPLSARLIANRARYHFAREAIERLTAPWRRGAASGRPKEVEA
- the hisC gene encoding histidinol-phosphate transaminase, translated to MKRFLDPKLADLVRYAPGEQPHGGPVVKLNTNENPFPPSPSVLRALSGGESEKLHLYPDPEAAGLTRAIAERFGVSERQVVTGNGSDELLAFCFHGLCPEGAVFADVTYGFYPVFCRMFGVPFREVPLRGDFSLNVDDYRNHRETVFIANPNAPTGIALTLSEVRALLEQDRDRLTVVDEAYVDFGADSATALLDDYDNLLVVQTFSKSRQLAGIRLAFALGSEPLARDLATLKFAFNPYSVNRLALAAGEAALRDEAYFERTRREIVKNREALQEGLRALGAKTLPSEANFVFMRPPMDAAALYRALRNRGILVRHFPGGRTGDWLRVSVGTDEQIVALIGAVRDILRETADAAG